A single Xiphias gladius isolate SHS-SW01 ecotype Sanya breed wild chromosome 22, ASM1685928v1, whole genome shotgun sequence DNA region contains:
- the LOC120784477 gene encoding DOMON domain-containing protein FRRS1L, whose product MILPRRLVQLLVLLAQSGRWGVAPSPTDEGALRAGHGEHGEPGHQEPHKDSYSTFASEFLESRYLSDDGYPFPTAPPVDPFAKIKVSDCGVTKGCIRYGKPGCDAETCDYFLSYRRIGTDVEYEMSADTDGWVAVGFSSDKKMGGDDVMGCVHDDNGRVRIHHFYNVGQWAKEIKRNPARDEEGIFENNRVTCRFKRPLYVPREETLVDLHLSWYYLFAWGPAIQGSITRHDIDSPPVSDHMISIYKYEDIFMPSTAYQTFNSPLCLLLIVALTFYLLMGTP is encoded by the exons ATGATCCTGCCGCGGAGGCTCGTGCAGCTCTTGGTGCTGCTGGCCCAGAGCGGACGGTGGGGGGTCGCGCCGAGCCCCACCGACGAGGGAGCGCTCCGGGCCGGACACGGGGAGCACGGAGAGCCGGGACACCAGGAGCCACACAAGGACTCCTACAGCACCTTCGCCTCCGAGTTCCTGGAGTCCAGATATCTGTCCGATGACG GATATCCGTTCCCCACGGCCCCACCAGTGGATCCCTTTGCCAAGATCAAAGTCAGCGACTGCGGAGTAACCAAAGGCTGCATAAG GTACGGGAAGCCAGGGTGTGATGCAGAGACGTGTGACTACTTTCTGAGTTATCGTCGCATTGGAACAGACGTGGAGTATGAGATGAGCGCAGACACAGACGGTTGGGTGGCCGTAGGGTTTTCCTCTGACAAGAAAATG GGAGGAGATGATGTCATGGGCTGCGTCCATGATGATAACGGTCGTGTGCGGATTCATCACTTCTACAACGTCGGCCAGTGGGCCAAGGAGATTAAGAGGAACCCGGCCAGAGATGAGGAGGGCATTTTTGAGAACAATCGGGTGACCTGCCGTTTCAAACGGCCGCTGTACGTCCCCAGAGAGGAAACACTTGTGGACTTACACCTGTCGTGGTATTACCTGTTTGCATGGGGTCCTGCCATTCAAG GTTCCATCACGAGGCATGACATCGACAGTCCGCCAGTCAGCGACCACATGATCAGTATCTATAAGTATGAAGACATCTTCATGCCTTCCACAGCTTACCAGACCTTCAACTCTCCCCTCTGCTTACTGCTCATAGTAGCTCTCACCTTCTACCTACTAATGGGAACACCATAA
- the LOC120783980 gene encoding phospholipase A and acyltransferase 4-like, with the protein MSTAEIGDLIEFVNMWLGLSLWGVYVGEGHVIHFGVGDENMTQKACRSFLQQMVPNSNGDHLLKKTRICMQPITDIKVPIGTQIRVNNNKHNLVPSPQETMRHRYETFLHQEFKYDLMNFNSEHFATFVRYGHAVCTQIPFKKNNEVHLDTTQTLQMIMQQRMETET; encoded by the exons ATGTCCACAGCAGAGATTGGAGACTTGATTGAGTTTGTGAACATGTGGCTGGGATTGTCTCTTTGGGGTGTTTATGTTGGAGAGGGCCATGTTATCCATTTTGGGGTGGGAG ATGAGAACATGACACAGAAAGCCTGCCGCAGCTTCCTTCAACAAATGGTTCCAAACTCGAATGGTGATCATCTTCTGAAGAAGACCAGAATCTGCATGCAGCCTATTACGGATATCAAAGTACCTATAGGCACTCAAATCAgggtcaacaacaacaaacacaatctgGTTCCATCGCCACAGGAGACGATGAGGCATCGCTATGAAACTTTTCTGCACCAGGAGTTCAAATACGACCTGATGAACTTCAACAGTGAGCATTTTGCCACATTTGTTCGATACGGCCACGCTGTGTGCACCCAG attccctttaagaaaaacaatgaagtGCATCTGGATACAACTCAGACTCTGCAAATGATAATGCAGCAGCGGATGGAGACAGAAACTTGA